DNA sequence from the Plodia interpunctella isolate USDA-ARS_2022_Savannah chromosome 19, ilPloInte3.2, whole genome shotgun sequence genome:
tttttttaagatatctTGATATATGTGATTTTGGTCTATGATGTATACTGTGGGCTGATTGCTTGTTGTTTCTATGACTTCTATCTTCAAATCAGTGACGCTGTCTATGAGCTTCTTTTGATGTAGATCGACGAGTAACTTGTGACTTCGTAAGAAATCTGCGCCCAGTATGGATGTCTGTACGTCTGCAACGATGAATGTCCATTTGTATGTGCGACGAAGGCCTATGTTGagatttatagttttctctcCGTAGGTTCGTATCGGCGTATTGTTCGCTGCGTACAACTTGTAGGTGTTGCTCGGAGTTTGGTTTCTGTTTTTCGCTGCTAATACAGATATGTCTGCGCCGGTGTCTACGAGAAAACGCTCTTTCGTGTTCAGCTCCCTGATGCAGAGGCGGTTACTCCCTTTAGTAACACCAACGCCCGCCACCGTCGATGTTGCTTCTAGTTTTCCGACCGTCGCCTAGCGCAGGGTGACTGGCATTTTCTGGCCTTATCACCGAAGCGATAGTGATACGAGCATTCCCATTCTGGGTCACCTGGTTTTCTTCCGTTTCTCGACTTCGATCTGGTTGATGATCTGTTCTGGCGTGGGTTTCTAAAGGGTTGACGACCACGAAATCTGGACCGACCTTCTTTGAGAGCGGCAATCTCAAGTGTAAgcttttctatttgtttgctTAAGACTTGAAATTGCAAGTTGTTTTGCGTTTCGCTGCTGCTTCTAGGGGTTGAATCTTCACGGACTTCTGCTACCGCTTGTTCTGTGTGCTCCATCATCTTGTCTGCCATCGTAGCCATGGTGTCGAGCGAGGATTCTGTGCTGACAGATAGCACGGCTCGTACTTGCGACGGCAAATGTCCCATCCACAGAACTTTCAGGGCGTCATCGGCGACTTTTGTTCCGGATAAATCTCGCATTACACGAAGAAGTTGAGAAGGTTTCTGTTCTCCCAGCTCTAATCCTCCTAGCAGCTTTTGGAATTGCTTGGATTCGGATTCTTCGTACACCGACAATAGTCTCTTCTTCAGCGCTAGATATTTTCCAGTGGATGGTGGATTGCAGATGATATCGTTCACTTGTTCGATGTCTGTTCTCTCTAACACGGCGACAGcgagattatatttttgatcttCACTGGTCTTGTATGAAGATACCACGGCTTCAAATTGTGCGAACCACAGCTTAGGTTGGGCTCGCCAAAACGGCGGTATTCTTGACTGTAGAGAAATAGTTGACACTTCCTTTGCAACCGCTTCCGGAGAGGAGGACGCGTCAGAaaattcttctttcttttccatttttatgagatttcttcttttttcggGGTCACCAATTGTAGTGTGCTTAGActactcgaaataaaatgccaatgagaagaatggaagtagaataatttattttacaatatttacatatatttatagtacaacATTGATACTGCACACGTAATTCGCATCACGGCACAACTCGCGCGGTGGTGGGGAGCGCGCTGAACGGAgcgcgcgtcgcgtcgcgttgTTTCTATTCCAACTGTTTGTGGGCTCCACAGTTTAATAACATGCCACATAATCTAGACTTTCGTATGTTTGCTATaagtaatatcaataaataaaatgaacataaCACGACACGGCTAATTAAGAAGATAGCGCACAATGGCACGTATTTGATAATGATTTAATTGTGTAATGAAGTCTTTCCGcaatatagataatttatgtttaacgATGAGAACAACTGACAGTTATCTTTGAACAATTATTAATGCTAAGCAAACTTTAACCCAATCATTATTCCAAATTCCAATAGGCGCTTTTAGGGCATTATGTATCatgtaagaaagaaaaatttaaaaggaaaCACAGGTAGTACAAATTGATGTTTAAAGAAAAAGCCGTGATGTGTTTGTTTTACCGTCTATGGGTATGCAAAAATCGATAAATGAGATGCAATGCTATctactaaataataacaaatcagTAAAAGGTATTACAGTATAGGaaattacaacaattttatctatgtctATCATTAtagaaaatcatttaaagtaattttcacaatttctttcgaaattttattttcacatttgtaaCATTAGTATGAATGGACAACAAACCGCGCCTCAAGTTACCCCTACATAGAACTTTATGTAGGGTAACTTAAACGGTAAATTTGAAACGAATTTGGATAGCTACTTGCTGTTGTTGCCTGCACATTGTCGTATTTTTAGTCTgaactataatattaaaattatatacatataatgtaagTAGGATTATTTTCACGAGAATCAACTTAAATGTTTCTTTTCCGCCCATAGATGAAAAAGAGAAGTACGACCCGAACGGGTTTCGCGATGCCCTCGTGCAGGGTCTCGAGCGCGCCGGGGTCGACCTGGATGCGGCTTACAAGTTCCTAGACGCGGCCGGGTCCAAGCTGGACTACCGCCGCTATGGGGAAGTCATCTTCGACGTCCTCATTGCCGGCGGTCTGCTTCGTaagtattttcaattaataattaaacatatggAACACTCACGTGTATTCTCCGCTTGCCAGTAGCTAGTGAAACTGTTGGATAAATAAGACGTGTACGAGCGAACTCctacattttcattatatttttaatacgctGACAGCGGCGAATTGTTTTGCATAAACAGTGGCAATAAATGAGTCTTACGACATACATGCGTCACTCGTTTCTTTTAACATTTCTTGATATCAAATGTGGGGGTTCTGATCTCACATTTTAgtccggctcgaaggaccaaaGCTCGCTCGTACAGGACGATAGCACGTTAAGTCCTTGGTCCCGGTTATATTTGCAGTAGTTAAAACGGAGCCCATTGCGAATTAACGCGCAATGGGCCAGCGGTGGCGCAATGGCCCATACTCCTTATTCATCCATGaggaaggcctgtgccccagcagtggggacgtttaaatggctttTGATGATGAATAATAAAcgattttgttcaaaattcaGGGCAAGTCTTAGAACCCgatattttccaaatattcACTAAACAGTATCTAGAAGGTAGGGTCAATGTATCACGGGTCCCCGTCGCGCCGAGTCGTCGACCTCGGCATGACGTTAATTAAACCATTTGAATCTCTCGATGAGATGAAATTGATCTTCAACACATGCCAATTGTTGCGGGTTGTGATTAATTAGCATATATGTAAGCCtatgtgtttgttttaattaaatagtttagataattatttatttcggtCAAAAAGACACCACAGTACAGACAGTAAGTACAGGAGTCttaaaagttttgtttgtccctatgtatgcttagatcttttgaacgaaacggattttgatgtgtgGTTTTAATCGAGCAAAGCCTGTAGGGGTCGTTAGTACTGtatgaaacttttaaaattcaattaaattctttaataataaataagtagcttttaattgaaaactaGAGATGTTTGGATGACACCaaagaaaaattttttgttacttattcacgctcaaacggcgGGGCCaattttcatgttatttttttaatgatacatTAGATTACCatatagggtattttttatcccgaaagtacgcgattcctataagatttggtaaaaaaaatctgatagtcaatggcgcttCATGAAGTAAACATGAATAAGTTTATGAAGtgagcattttttaaaaattcacatGGAAGACCACAGAGTgcaatagttaaataaattggaCAAATTGTTTAGATGTACTTGaccaaatagatttttttaaatgatgaaAAAATTAGGCTAGAGTCCTGAATATTAAATGTGGACAAAACATTCGTTCGTTCATATCTGAGTAATCGTCTTATTTCTCCTTAATTTATCAACTTGTGGACAtaaacttagttttttttttcttgtctaTTGCCAGTGCCTGGCGGCTCGGTGTCTATGGACGGCGAGTCGCCCAAGACCAACACATGCATCTTCGCGGCCAACGAGGATATGGAGACTATGCGCAATTTCGAACAGGTATGTACTAGATATACCATAGAtaaactatactattataGATAACTCGTCTTGTTTTATCATGATGTATGATAGATTATCATGCATCATGAGAGAACAAGACGAGTTCATGATAGAATGTAGaaggtttgccattgccttctccatttcacacacaagttaataatcaacaagtgtgcaggtttcctcacgatgttttccttcaccggaagcaagtggtggtcgatgaaaactactttcaacgttttttagaaaaactttgaatattttttgcttagTAACTATATACACTAATTGGGTCCCTATGATTagttacttattaaaaaatatattgttacttTGTTACTTATACTATACTAGCTCTTGTctgcagcttcgcccgcgttcaCCCGTTTAGGAATCGAATTTCGAAAAATCCATTCTTATCGGACGTATCTTAGTCAATAATACGACAGATCGCTGTAATATTaagttgatttaaaaatagaagaatatttttatggcgTCTTGGTGAGCCAGCCcgaattatcatttatttattctaaatacAATGGTAATCGTCATTACATATTGCATATAAtgcttatataattatttgtctgTCATgaaaacctttatttttatttaagctgtttttaaatgatgaaaaaaatgGCTAGAGTCCTGAAACTCATGTTGAGAATACCCTTTCTCGTTCAATTTTTGCTGATaaaccattattataaatattatcttcttatttataacacaattGTGATGTGTGTCTGTCCGTTTACAGGTGTTTGTGAAGCTGATGAGGCGTTACAAATACTTGGAGAAAATGTTTGAGGAGGAGATGAAAAAGGTATGAAATTTCTGTAGATTTTtgtagcaataaaaaaattgaactttTTCTAGTGtgttcattaattattaacattagTAACTTTTTCTATAGtgttcattaattattaacattagTAAATGATATTACGACCACCGCGCCATCTAGTAGTCGACGTAGAGTTTGCTGATAGTGTATTTCCGGCTTAAGATGGCGCTACAGTCAAATCTTTATTGATTACTTTCATATGTAGCGGAAAAAGTGGTAATACTTTAaggtcatcatcatcatcatctctttctctctcttttcgTAGTAAAAAAACTGTTTCACACACTATTTTAgcatattgttttgttatttgcaGGTCCTGGTTTACCTTAAGGGCTTCGAACCTCCGCAACGCATCAAGCTAGCCCGTATGACTGCCCTTTGGATTGGTACATATGGATTTCtgttttctctctctctctctctctctctgtctctgtctctgtctTATACTCGCGTGGTGTCGGTCACATTCCTGGCCGTGACTCCGCAAAGTCGCAAAGCAGTTTTAGTGAACGCTACTGTTTGGGTGAATGAGCATCTGTTGAAGGATAACCTGGCTCTGGACTTTAAAGGTGGCTGTGATGCCTCAAAGCCAAAGATCCACTTGAATAAGCCTTAAAAATTCGAAGATTGCGCTGTTGAAAATAGCtccatataatttttcttaatagCATGTTtacgtgtcccactgctgggcaaaagcctcaaTATCACCAAATGATGAAAAACACGGCTAGAGTCCTGAAACTCAATGTTGATAAAACATACTCGTTCAATCTGCGCTGATACCAAACAGTCACACACAACATACAAGTTACAACATGAATATGTCTACAACCCTCTCATGTGTCCACAGGTAATGGTTGTGTGCCCCCCTCAGTGCTGCTGGTCCTGGTGAATGAGCACCTGCTGAAGGACAACCTGGCGCTGGACTTCGTGCTGGAGGTGTTCTCCACCGTGAAGCAGGAGAGGGGCGTGGCCTCGCTCGTCACCGCTTTGAAGAAGGGGCAACTTGAAGGCAGGTCTGTATCATTTGTTAtaactaatgaaatatttattaattcgaaCAATATGAATGGTGTTATGGATAATAGTTATATGTGATGGTTGACAATTCTAAGCCTTAGAATATAGTAATGTTATATACCCATATTGAatctaattcaaattaaaaacttttattcaatttagtatgatatacatcacttattgacgttaaaaaatacttaggcttccaaagcgcaggtgaagaagaaacggcagaacaaacttcaccgcagccttttctccagtagctcttatacatatattaaaaattaagaggacgaatttacattattactaAATGATATACTGTTTGCTAGATTTGCTGTACATTGAGATAGCTTGAGTCAGTTTCCTTATGaaatttacctatattttataataaacagatAATATTCCTCTGCATTATATCAACGTCCACATCTTACATAGATTGATGTATAAATGCGAGGATAAAACATCGCAGCATTGTACTGGCCCGCCGTACCGTTGCGGCGACGTCATTAATGTCgctacatataaaattatatttaaaattatgaatacgAACTGTATGTACTGTTCCAGTATGGGAGGACTGATCATCCGTTTGGTGCTTCCCAAAAAGTAGTCATTAATACTTCCCAAAATGAATTCGAATATTGTATGTAAGTGACATACAATTACTGACAATACGGGATTGCATTCTTTGCTTCAGTAGAATCACAGGCTTAATATATCTAAATGAGATAGATTTCTAGACCCATATCATGTAAAGCGACATATTGAGTCTTGCAAAATTAATGGTATGTTATGATGTATGTTtgtccttcaccggaagcaaagtGGTGGCCTATGAAAATTACCATACATAAGTCACGTTGACATCCGTCTACGGATGAATGTAGAAGAACGTAGAATATGTATGAAGTAATGTTTAAACTTATAGAAAACATGTACAATGTAGCTACACATACTCGTGTCATCGCAACGCAGCACAAccgagcaatggggcatggctctaaagaattttgaatttgagctAGTATTGCCAAATTATCGATAGTTTAACAATACTATTGATATAGAACGATAGTATTGATTTACATAACTAGTACATCCGTTGCAGACTGCTGGAGTTCCTGCCGCTGAACCGACGCAGCGAGGACGTGCTGGCCAGCATGTTCGCGCTGCGCGGCCTCGCGGAGCTGCTCAAGCTGCATCGCGCGCAGGCCAGCCAGGTCTCTTTGTGTGAACCATCATTATTGTGATTCCAACATCATATGATTCAACATTTTTGGAATTTAACATTAGTTCAGAAGGTTTTTGGAAAGAAGAATATTGgtatttaataatgatatttaaaaagccGTGCATACTATATATGGTGTTATGAGCTCGACCCAAAGTAAATTCCGAAAGTTATGAAATACTAAATCgaagttataatattttatgagtaTAGAAAAACATGTAGAACCCAAGTcaatcttgaaaaaaaatgacTTTCCATCtcaatcataattattttctccaTATTCTGTGTTATGTCTGCATACGATTAGAGCCGGTCCGAGTAGTGTGCTGGGCCCGGTGTCGAAGTGTGCTATAATAACGTACGGCTATTGGGATCACGGTTTGTTGTCACTGATACAGACTAGCCCAATTTTTGTACTACATTTGAATCCGAGTCTCATTTTAAGCACTTGGGGCGAAGATATAAAATCCTGAACCTTAGTCACCTGAATTACAGGTTTATCTGACACCTATTGTGGATGTCAATCTCCGATCTAACAATTTTGtctattcttatatttttagccAATATTTACGGATTGTtacataatatctatatatatatccgaAGTGGTGAGATACTGTATGTTGGTAGATCTTTTATGTGAAACTTCCAAGtgaattttaacatttattgattttgtatgGGGACACTTGTACCAGCACCAGACAGGTGATCAGTACTCCTATACTGGGACTGTTTCACCCagatattaacatttatagaaatgtttatattaactttGCATAAAGGATCTACCACAAACACTGTACTATGGGTACTTAATTTGAAGTAGGGATGAGCGTCGAATGGACCTATAGACGGTTAACAATGCATCGACGATTTGACGTTCCACCGTCCTTGCGTCGACTAGTTGAATTATTCGCGGCGAACGATGAACGAATTAACTTCAAGCGACTTTGAACTTTACTTGCGTAGAAAAACAGTCCAGTTTTGATTGATTCGTAGAACTTAACATACCGTTCAATTTAAACGTGGACTGAACGAAAACGTGACGTCGACTAGTTGATAAATTCAACTATAGTCGATGAACGTTCATAGACTGTCTAGTCTCGGAAAGTGCGTCGACGACCCACTCCTAATTCGAAGTTTATTTACGACTTCGAATGTATGTATACGTATTTTGTAACACCTTGTATAACGCTTGTTACTTCACTTCAAAACCATAATCACAGTCCTACTTcctgcgaaagtttgtgacacATGTTCGGGGAGTACGCGACCTGCAATGTGGTGgtgttttaaaatgaaataaataaatatattaggacaaatcacacagatcgagttaGCCCCAGAgtagtaagtttgagacttgtgttgtgggatactaactcaacgtgtgggtgaatgtttgttactctttcacgcaaaatctactggaccgattgttatgaaatttggtacacgggtagaatataacctggaataacacatagggtactttttatcccgaaattgccCCGGGGCGCATCTAGTTGTCAATAAAAACGTCGTTATTGATGTGAGTGACATCAGGAGGCGCGGCGCGAGCTGACGCAGGCGCTGCTGGACGAGCTGGCGGACGACAAGCCGGTGCGGGATCTGATCCAGGAGCTGCGCGACATGGCGGCGCGCCACGCCATCCCCGACCACGAGGTCGTCGGCATCGTGAGTATGCCGTGTGCTACAGGGGGCCCTGGACTTGCTTGGGTGCAGAACAAACTGGAAAAACTCTCAGATGAGAAACATGATAAAGACACTTCACTTAGAGGTTAcacagtagaaaaaataatttagataatatagaaaaatagaaaatcaatatatagAGTAACCATTTCAACTAGTATCgtatcagaaaaaaaataaattattctaaatttgatttgaaattctaatttcaaaatgatgATACCCGATGACGAGTCAGAGAGTGGTCAGTTACGTCGCGACGACTACACGGCAGAGTGTTTCTGCTGTCTGGCCGATCGCCTCTTACGCTTTCAACTCCATGTCGACACGGCAGCCTGATAGAAAACCCGACCTTATTGCCGTCCACAATAGTCTACAGTTGGTTGACGAGGGTATATTTACAGATATGGCAGTGCGTGATGTCGCGCGGAGAATGGAACAAGAAGGAGGAGCTGCTGGCGGAGCAGGCGGCCAAGCATCTGCGGCACTACACGCCGCTGCTGGCTGCGTTCGCGCAGAGCGCCAAGGCGGAGATTGCATTGCTCACCAAGGtctgttttacttttatttccaactgattatattctacccgtgtaccaatatttattacaatcggtccaatagattttgcgtgaaataataaaaatctgaataCACTGCTCACAAATTTTGCATTAGTAGAATTCTtgtctttttcaaaattctccTTTATTAGCAAATTTACgtgcatttattatatattcatttaatccTAATTTGATACTGTGTcttgtgaaccgaaaggtcatTTTTGAAGGCTGGTTAGATTCACATTTTGAGAAATGCACATTTTACGTCAGTTACTTTTTGTATTGGATTTCCTTCATCAGAATCAAGTACACTTTCAAGTACTATTTCATTCTGATGAAGGAAACCGGGAAAGGTGATGTATTAATGTccaaaaattaaaagcttAGAGCCATTTCGTGTCCAAGTCGTTTCACACGTCTTTCCTACTTTTGAACCTCACGCCATCTTAACTTCTAGCTCTATCTTTCTCTAACCTTATCTCTCTCTTCCTAATGTTGTCATCTTACATTAATATCATTGTCCATTAATATCATTACACGTTAATATCATGTcaattattcattaatatcattacacgttaatataattacaagaaattacacatataatttaatatcgcCACACAAGTCCATTCTCGGTCACTAAAATTACTTGAAGACATTTGTACCCCTTACAGTTAAAAAGATTCATCGAAGAAAAgctatatatgaaaaaaaaaaacatttcaactATCTGTGGCAGATTTCTCAATgtccttttaaaaattatactttaaggTGCAAGAGTACTGCTACGAGAACATGAGCTTCATGCGCGCGTTCAGCAAGCTGGTGCTGATGCTGTACAAGACCAACGTCCTCTCGGAGGAGGTGATCCTGCGCTGGTACCGCGACCCCAACTCCAGCAAGGGCAAGCTCATGTTCCTCGACCAGATGAAGAAGTTCGTCGAGTGGCTGCAGAGCGCCGAGGAAGGTGCGTCTGCGTCTCCATATATTCTTATAATGGCTCCATATAGAggataacatattataaaacaaagtcctttgccgcgtctgtctgtctctctgtctgttcgcgataaacttagAAACtaatgcacggattttcatgcacttttctccaatagatagtgtgattcctgaggaacgTTTAGGGGAAAGGAAATAGGGCTTCATGGAAGTTgattatatatgcgaaagtaagtttgttactcttcaAGTTcctctactcaaccaatcgttttgaaattttgcatacatattatttaaagtatggagaaggacattaAAGTGcctttcgtcccggaaaaataactgttcccgttgGAAATTCATGcaggcgaagtcgcgggccaaagctagtattattatattaaagagCAAGAAGAGTAGATAAAAGGTTggaagtacagtcaacatgaAGTcactgcatgaacctctatgaaGCGTAATAGCAGAGTTTGCAATGTATTtgggttgatgtgctgttgtctGTACAAGCGGCCTTATCGCTAAAGCAGTTCCTTACAGGCAACCGACAGGTTGGACTTAACATGTAGAAAGAGAGTAGATATGGATTAGAATTAGCGAAACTAGAGCTTACGTCTACCaacaaaaaactatatatgatatgtattttatattacctgCAGTGTTTAAATGCATACAACATCTTATGCACTCGATAGTTTAATGGAGAGTgtaaagtgcctgtgaaagtaatttcaaaaaacTTGTAGCTAAAAATACGTTGTCTACACCAAGAAATTAGTTAACCctagcttttttattatttgttagtcTGTGAACCCTTGCATGTTAGGGCTGCACACGATTAGAGCCGGCCTCAGCATCCTGCTGGGGTCGGTGTCGTGGTGTGCGACAGTAGCGTGTGGCTCGTCCGCGGTCTAGTGTTCTCACTCTGACTGTTCCCACTGACCACACGACAATATTAATCGTATAAAAGCAAACACAGCTATTCCATTCGGGATCTCCGTATCAAGTAAAAAAAGGATAtccttttttgtatttgttgtatttttaacaaaatacaacGTGTATAGGTTGTATTGTGTTTCTTTATTGCAATGACacgaaaatgtatgtatgttagaAGATCAACTGCTTTATTATCGAGGTttttaaactgaaaattaaatttagaaggTACATTCGACAGCATGCGGTAATATgagtgaatttttatttatgatgaatttgggtaggttggtatgctgttgactgtacctatagAAACAGAATATATCCTAGATATTTGTTAACCTATCTGTATGCATCAATTCAGTAATATTGTCATTATAATAGAAATGCTAATATGATATTGTAATTTCAGAATCCGAGAGCGGCGAAGAAGAGGATTAGTGTAAGAGCAGCGAGTGAGACTGACAACAACCGCGCCgtccacacacacacacacacatcatGTTCACACACACAACACTTGCCAGCGGTGGACCTACCATGCATATAATTGTAAAGTTTGACTTGAGAATTgatcgaaaaaaaaacataagatTTTTCCATTTTCGTCAACACCTACATactcgaaaattaaaaaattggatCTCAAGTCGAATCTTGATTAAAATATCGTCGTATTTGATTAGTCACAAATAACAGAATGtctagttttaataataacagcTGGTTGGCGCCGTAATCGCAATCTCAATAGTCTAATgtgtattttgtttgaatgTATGAATAATTGATACGAAtgatgcaaaaaataaatgattgacAGAGGTGCTAAGTTTCTGAAAATGTGCATTTTTGTAACAGAGTTGTGCGAGTGTGTCAGtttatatggaaataaaaGAGCACCCGATTCACAATGACGTGTACATTGAAATAATGTGACAATGGCGCCAGCTAGATCAACGTAAATCTCTAAACATTACAAGGTTTATAAACACTGCcgatattaactttattttacagtagaaatgtttagttttcttttttaatccCGTGGCTTTGTATAGGTTTACAAATCTTGTTTATATTAGTATAACAAATGTAGACAATATCTTATACCAAGTACCTAGTGCATAATTTCATGCAAGAAACACCATCACATGTTatcatttcatacaaaaatatcatcaacAGCATGTTCGATCGAGACTTGTCTACCATTTGTGATGCGGTTTAGAGATTGATTTCATCGGCCAGCGCTGGCAAGCGGCAGACTCCGGACGGACGGCGCTGCCCGCGTTCCGCTCACCAAATAATAAGtgtactttaataaataataataaacaacacGAGC
Encoded proteins:
- the kra gene encoding protein krasavietz, with the protein product MSQKVEKPVLSGQRIKTRKRDEKEKYDPNGFRDALVQGLERAGVDLDAAYKFLDAAGSKLDYRRYGEVIFDVLIAGGLLLPGGSVSMDGESPKTNTCIFAANEDMETMRNFEQVFVKLMRRYKYLEKMFEEEMKKVLVYLKGFEPPQRIKLARMTALWIGNGCVPPSVLLVLVNEHLLKDNLALDFVLEVFSTVKQERGVASLVTALKKGQLEGRLLEFLPLNRRSEDVLASMFALRGLAELLKLHRAQASQEARRELTQALLDELADDKPVRDLIQELRDMAARHAIPDHEVVGIIWQCVMSRGEWNKKEELLAEQAAKHLRHYTPLLAAFAQSAKAEIALLTKVQEYCYENMSFMRAFSKLVLMLYKTNVLSEEVILRWYRDPNSSKGKLMFLDQMKKFVEWLQSAEEESESGEEED